In Phoenix dactylifera cultivar Barhee BC4 unplaced genomic scaffold, palm_55x_up_171113_PBpolish2nd_filt_p 002335F, whole genome shotgun sequence, the genomic stretch TCTGcccctccctcccccttctccccttcCTGTTCACCTCCTTCTTCCCTGTCAAAGATCCAACCAAACCCAAGCCCAAACCTCCCATCTCTTCATCTTTATCCACCCTTCACCACCTCATCACTGCCGTCAGGTTCTCCTCTTGGCCACCATCATCTCCAGCTACCGCTATAGTGATAGAATGCATCCGTACCTCCTCCTCGCCATCTACTGCTGCCACATCTACCTGATCCTAGATCTCGGTCTCGCCTCCATTGCCAAGATCCCACCCGTCTCCTTGCCTCGAGCTGGAGCCCCAGTTCAACAACCCCTTAGGCGCCTCCTCCCTTCAGGACTTCTGGGGCCGCCGCTGGAACCTCATGGTCTCTTCCATCCTCCGCCCCTCCGTCTACGACCCCGTTCAAGCCCCTGGGCTCGACGCCGGCATCCTCGCCACCTTCTTCGTCTCCGGCCTCAGCACGAGCTCATGTTCTACTACCTCACCTGGCACTTCTCACCCATCGGGGAGGTTACCGCGTTCTCCTCGTCCTCCGCGGGCTGCTCACGGTGGCGGAGAGGAAGGCCCGGAAGGCCGGCTGGTGGCGGCCGCACCCCATCGTGGCGGCGCCGCTTGCACTCGGGTTGATCGTCGGCACCGGGTACTGGCTCTTCTTCCCGCCCCTCCTGAGAGGTGGGGCCGACGCGGTGGGGCTGGCGGAGTTTTCTGCTGTGATGGGAGTTTTCCAAACCCCCTCCAATATCCCATGTACTTTTTGCTGATGACATGCAAGTAGCAAGGGCGATAGTAAAGGATAGAATTCTACTTAAAATCCCTTGTTGATGCTTGTTAATTATAGCCGGCCAAGCTATTAATACATCTAAATCCCATCTTATCTTCAGCCCAAGAACCCCAAGAGCAATTAAGTCTAATATATGCAAGGTTTTTTCCATGCAGGAGAGCAGGGGGTGTGGAAATATGTAGGGGTTCCTCTATTAGGTATGCCTCTAGCCtctttgaattttaattttctattgGATAAGGTGGCAATGGAGATTGCAAGTTGGAAATGGAAGGCTTTATCTCTGGCTGGTAGAACAACCTCACTCCAACTTGTGCTTTCATCTATTCCTATCTGTTGTATATCCTGTGTCAGTGTGCCTTTATCTATCAATACAAGACTTGACAAGGAGCTTTCGGGCTTTGTTTTATGGGGACATACTTCTGATTGGAGGGGTCTTCATCTAGTTTCTTGAGCAAATGTTTGTATACCAAAAGACCATGGTGGTCTGAGTTTGTGTTTATTGGCGCAAATGAGGTATGCTTTCTTATGTAAGATGGCTGTGCATGTGGTCTTGAAACCTGACTCTTTATGGGCGAAAGTGAAAcctgactcttttttttttactagttTTTGTTCTATCATTGCATCTCCAGAGTCTTTCAGAATATTTCGTCTAAATCATTACATTTTTTTCATAATCTATAAAATTTGGATTTATAGCTGTACGTTGTCTATTTTGTGTTAATGCTTTTTGGTGGATAGCTATATTCTTCCTTAATTCCTGGGATTTTCTTCATTTACTTGCTGTTATAACTAGAATCCGAGGATAAAGTATGGGCTTGGATGTCTCACATCTAATTCTATGTAATTCTCTTTTTCTTGGAGttaaccttttcttttgttgctttTTATTGACCGAAATTGGTCCATTGCATTGTTATTGCTTGAAGGTCTTTCCTCTGCTcttttggtgtgcttttgaggtTTAATTGTTTTGGGTGGGAAAAATTGTGTTACAAGCTCATGATTAATAGAAAATCAACTTCCGTATTTCATTATCCAGCATCTCCTCGAAACACTGGGGATGCCAGAGTGGGATAGCTCCCGCCTTCTGAATGCTGCCATCGATGCGTTCGATGACTTTCCGCCATCGTTCTGGAGAGGTCCACAGCCAGAGCTGCCCGCCGAAGGCTTCGATGTGGATCATTTACTCCACTTGATCCACCGATGGATCCGGCGATTCCCAAAATCAGAGGTGACCAACACAGCAAGCTACAGTAAACGATCAAGGACTACTTATTCTGCTTTATCCCTAATAATCGACAAGACTGGGGATTGGCTCTCCAAGGTGTTGCCGCGCCGTACCAATTCTTCGAGTTCAGAGGTATTCCCAAGAACGCTCCCCCCCATTACTAGACTTGCAGAGGCTGGAGTGAAAATCGAGGGGAGCAAGTCAGCATCTGGCTTTCTAGACATTACGTTCTGTAAGGATCAGGGGGTGTTGGGAATCCCGGCCATTTTTGTTGATGAGTCAACGAACTTCTTTTTTGCAAACCTAATTGCTTTGGAGCAAAGTTGCAGGAGACACGAGATGGATGTCACTGAATATACCAAGTTTCTGGATGCCATCATCAACACCTCAAGAGATGTGGAGTTGCTTCACCGAGAAGGGATCATTCAACCGCATATTGGAGATGaccaggacattgcatagtggaAGTACATTGCAAATGTAAATTGAcagtatgaatgtaatttgacaatatgaatgtaatttgacaatatgaatgttttgataaatatgtttgattgtgcTATGAGTATAATCTCGTTTAGTGTGAATGCCTTTGATGTTGTAAACagaggttttaaaaaaaaatttaaatttttttttaaaaaaattatactctaacgacgctttaaagcgtcgttaaaatcccGGTGTTTTAActattaccgacgctttaaagcgtcggtaggtTTATGACTTTAACGACGCTCTAAAGCGTCACTAGTtaccgacgctaaaaagcgtcgctaaattgcaattagcgacgcttttatgcGTCGCTAAATTGTACGTtaccgacgctaaaaagcgtcgctaatgaccgacgcttttgaaagcgtcggaaaatgttttatccactgtagcataggcgacgctttaccgacgcttgggATAGCGTCAGGGtggtttttaccgacgcttaaaagcgtcgctaatggccaaaaaaagcgtcgctaatgcccAATTTTCCTGTAGtgcatggtcaatcacattttgattcgatcacttaatgattcgaattagcccatgcctataagaaaaatcagtttgactgatttaggtgcctccttaaccgatttaagtctaatctgatttggtgaagtcagtgggagaaattagactaaccggacccTCCTTATCTATCCCAATtataaaatcctctaaaattattaggttcttaaaatgaaatggttatggagataactaggtcatagcctcctattaagttgggtgataatgggtccaatattttgataattattggaggcgcgacacgcctggtatttatcaagcattggaattgtcatttaatatatgatgagttaagtgtaccttcaataggcggtcaggtgagccgagccacactcgagcttggtcgtctattagttgattagccttaaccctatcatttaatggttggacctgactagggtattcggtggaggcgccacatgcctgtcgaagaacctagggcaaaatcatcactagaagttgcttggtgaagtaattggttaagaaccaaccaataggtgcatatgggttagccgagccacactcgggcctatatacaatctattgggttctagtgcccactaaagattaagagtaattttttgaattgaagGTAGAGACTACCAAttatataaaatagtggaagtacttttagactaaagtccaagtctattgagtttagtcaattcatatactaatagccaaattttctttttatgcagaaatggccactaatttgtcacttcgctcattgttggacaatgacaagttgactggtccaaatttcaataattggcataggaaactgaaaatagtgctagagcatgaaaggatcctttatgtgataacggatccagcacctgagcagcccgctgctaatgcatcaagatcggccagagacacttatcagaagtggctcagtgatcgggtcactgttcgatgcatcatattGGCAGCAaggagtgatgagtttagtaggcattttgagaatacgcagccggaagatatcattcaagtgttcaaTGAATTATTCGGCGTTCCTGATgatgttgagaggcacaaaactagttgtgccatcttcagcgttcgaataaaagatgggacctcggtaactgatcatgtactgtacatgattgagttgatcgagcatctaagctctcttggctttccccttcatgatcacttggggaaggatgccatactaaactcattgcctggatcataccgtccttttctcactcattttcgtatgacgaaacctgtagtgaattatcaccaattgttggggttactacaggtttgagaatgatcaccaacttcttaagaagacggtgaactttgtgggaggttcatccaagggtcgcctctttaagaaaggaaaaaagaaaaataaaatccaaaagaaacaagtgcaccatgctcagcctagtcagtaaaagaataaaaaggctgatcagagcaagtcggagtgcttcttctgcaagaagcaaggacattggaagaggaactgtcctctctacattgcatccctcgatccgaaccggcctaagaaaagtgggcaatcagttgtcaatcaaggtacttatatgataacaccttgcaatttttctatttgtgataattcgactttggtattggataccggtagtccttttaatatttgcaattcgttgcaggggctacaagtcagtgagaagtttgaagaaggagaaaggtttctgaatgttggagatggaagatcagttctagttctagctttagaaattctTAATCTTAAATTCAGCTCTCATATAAATATCCttgtgattgtcactattgtctgttttttattgaatgtcatttctgtaggccttttggccaaaaatgattatgaaatatcaataaaaaaggattattgcaatatcatttggaatggtactgctgtaatgaatggaattctgagtaatggcatttacatttgtcacaatctgttcatgtaatgtataaatccaataagcatcctagaatagataatgtcacggatgtctacctttggcatcataggctaggtcatattaacaagaataggatgaacagattaagtaaaggggaatcctcaatgtttatgattgtgaatcattgacaacctgtgagtcatgtcttcttggaaaaatgacAAAATCACCTTTTACAAGAAAAgctgaacgagccagtgacttattgacccttgtacattctgatgtatgtgggccaatgagcacagatgctagaggtaggtattgatatttcattacgtttacagacgatctttcgaggtatggttatgtctatttcatgagacataaatctgaagtatttgaaatgttcaaattatatcgtaatgaagtagaaaaacaaactggaaagtgtattaaaactcttcgatcagatcgaaaggtgaatacctcaccagtgagtttttgacatatctagcagagaatggaattctgacatatctaacagagttcgatttcttctttctgatacaccgttatactgtggtgtaccaggaggatgGATAGATTAGCAAAtcccacatgagatgtggactggacgtaagacgatgctctctcaccttaggatttggggtgtccagcgtacgtcaaacgtttgaagacagacaaacttgaacccaagtctgacgaatttttctttgttggttatcctaaagaaactaaaggatattacttctactttgctgaagaacaaaagttgttcgtaaacAATAAAgctattttctaaagaaagaattccttagtgaaggaactaaaagctctaatgttaagctttgaaaagttcaacatgtagaagacccgacaccatccactgaaccaattgagtcagatttgattagatcagatctagaaaccatcttagatgcaccattaaggcgatcaggtagagtaccacgtcagccggacagatactacggtttcttggtccgggacggggatcctgaaagtaaaatcttaggttcttcggtgttaagcatgctgattttttttttttttaaaaccatggctgaacctgatcgggttgcctacgtaccccttcataaggggaatcatgccatacgtagttctttttaagtttcaaaaatgcagcggaaaaaccgaatcaaacaatttaattcatgcatgcttacaagatcaaatctagaaatcagcaccttaagaatacataggattatgccggaatcgtttaaacaattatgctaaaactttcatgcatgattaactatcaaatctgaaacttaagaactctattccaattaatctccgaatatccatcgaatggattctggagatatctccgtgaggagccccaaaagagggtaaaacctcggggaatcggacctagagactcttatcagggacccctaacactaatggcgcgatggacttagaggaggaagaagtcagctagattgaattcagaatttttccatgcatgaactagggttcctctcttttctttttcctttttttttcttctttttctcactttttttcttgaattcgaccactagctgatggaggtccttttaatgtttctatcccctctaacttcatgccaaccatcccatatttgtggaggattttgtggggttttgaattttgaattcaaaattcaagttcatgtgccattacataatgaagcttgatctaatctaaaccattcatcatgttgccacttccctctttcaatttcgaaatttccatgcccccaatcagattagaggatcacgtggtgattttgtggtgattaaattcaaaattcaaccttaattagaagtgagataaagataaggatgacatatgccatgaagagagagaatttgatcatatccaattcttttcataaatttatctctccatttcgatcgatctaatgatgaaagaggttcctgatgttgccaagtgtcccatggcaccattaaataaattaaattaatttttaatcatattaaaaattaatttatggcgccatgcatggatatgtgacaagtggatttcaagatccgaacagtttcagatcaaacccatttaatttaattaaatactaacaattagaatgatccaatttggctcatccttaatctaattactcaatccaattgagttcattagcaatctaattactaattaatccttcgataattactttaattattttataagataatttgccaatcgaattgaccaaattacccctaaatgattcttaatcattcatcagctttcttgatcaatcagaaatcttctatgcgtgtgacctcataggttccaacctaagccggtagtataggaacgacttcctacactaatcgatgtgaccatctagcaatggtacccgacgtccggataggccgaatatatgcgaaggaaatattctggaaccttgaactatggttactgtataattcaatccctttgactcctaatgccaggatgacttagagctcactatcaaccctataattagtacatccattatgtgattaactttagatatcctgtgacttctcactaggattaccctggccaaggttttgctagattaatcacaagacattatctcctattttcaggaggggtcaattccatctcgactcacaactgactacacaagtacttgactgcacccagtgaccttccgtcactgaattagaaattcaggtagtccggtaccaaaatataatgagttgcttgctagtcacatgttgcggtctcaggtcagagggccaaacttatacccatatccactcggaacatctcttgacagtagaacgttctggaattggtcacgttcagtgaaatgtactcctatactttacctgtgtggcataccagtatctccacacttcttggttaagaggacaaccaacgtatatgtcacccaacgacctaatctcgataatgctgtcgtccttgtaacaacatacatttggtcgcgaactagtttaaggactcgaagataaatcctcctttatcattaataagtcctaaggacttcatcatataagagtccatttgaagatgtaaaatgacgaataatgccaaaaaatactttattgatttgtcaatttatttacaaaattcaatcatcaacatgctgacgattaacatttaggatacaattcccaacaactcccacttagcctaaagccaatcggcacagtatctaatacccatcttcgacttgtgttcgttgaactctttgatgccgaggtctttggaaaatgggtcagccagattttcttttgtgtcgatcttctgaagatcaatatcacgtcGTTCGATGATTTTTTTGAACCAAGTGGTAGCGAcatagagggtgtcactccaagctcagtaatgaactttcgcaaccatacaacttcttggcggcatcagatgctgcgatgtattctgcttcacatgtagaatctgccactgtatgctgcttggaactcttcagcagatggccccacccttaagagtgaagatatatccgaCACgctttgctatcatcttgatctgactgaaaacttgaatcggtatatccctcaagttttaagtcagaatcaccgtagacagccactgatctttagtatttctcaaatacttaaggatggttttgacaaccttccagtggttgctacctggatcagactggtatctactcactactcctagtgagtatgccacgtctggtctagtacatgtcatggcatacattatagatcccactgccgaagcatatggaattctatccatagtctctctttcttgagggttgtcggacaatcccttttagagaggttaattccatggcccattggaagatagcctttcttggaattaatcatactgaaccttttcagtatagtatcaatgtatgtggattgggataatccaagcaatcttctagatctatctctatagatcttcatccctaggatgtaagatgcttctcccaaatccttcatggcaaattgagatgatagccaaacctttattccttgtaatgcaggaatgtcattcccgattaaaagaatgtcatccacatataaaacaagaaatataataactgaaccatttgcccatttataaatgcaaggttcctcttcattcttaatgaagccatatgatttgatcaccttatcaaatcgtatgttccaactccgtgaagcttgctttaatccataaatggatttttgaagcttgcacaccttagactcatctgcagatataaaaccttcaggttgcatcatatacacctctcttctaaatctccatttagaaaagcggttttaacatccatctgccagatttcataatctaagtgtgctgctatcgcaagcataatccgaatggatttgagcattgccacaggagaaaacgtctcgtcatagtcaataccataacgttgacgatatccttggcaaccagacgggctttataggtctctacttttccgtctgcgcccgttttcttttgaaaatccacttacaccctatgggtttaatcccttcggtgggtcaactaatgtccatacatcattgaccttcatggattccatttcggattgcatggctccaagccatgcatcagagtcatgcctctgcatagcatccatataggttgatcggatcctcattgttttcatcaagttcgacaggatctccgtcctggaccaagaaaccgtagtatctgtccgctgacgtggtactctacctgatcgccttaatggtgcatctaagatgggttctggatctgatctaatcaaatctgactcaactagttcagtagatggtgtcggatcttctacatgttgaacttccctaagctcaacattagagcttttagttccttcactaaggaattctttctctaagaaaacagctctattgcttacgaataacttttgttcttcagcaaagtagagtaatatcctttagtttctttaggataaccaacaagaaatatttgtcagacttgggttcaagtttgtctgtcttcaaacgtttgacatatgctggacacccccaaacctaaggtgagacagcattggcttacgtccagtccacatctcatgtggtgttttatttacagacttacttggaaccttatttagaatgtagcaggctgactcaagtgcatatccccaaaggatatgggcagacttgcaaaccccatcatggatcgaaccatgtctaacagagttcgatttcttctttctgatacaccgttatactgtggtgtaccaggaggagtccattgggagagaatcccattctctcctaaatatgtcaaaaactcattggaaaggtattcgcctcctcgatctgatcgaagagttttaatactctttccagtttgtttttctacttcattacgatacaatttgaacatttcaaatgcttcagatttatgtctcattaaatagacataaccatacctagaaaggtcgtctgtaaacgtaatgaaatatgaatacccacctctagcatctgtgcttattggcccacatacatcagaatgtacaagggtcaataatcactggctcgttcaccttttccggtaaaaggtgattttggtcatcttaccaagaagacatgactcacaggttgtcaatgattcacaatcattaacattgaggattccctctttacttaacctgttcatcctgttcttgttaatatgacctagcctatgatgccaaaggtagacatccgtgacattatctattctaggacgcttacttgacgtgtacattacattaacaggttgtgataacaagtagatgccattgctcaattgtccattcattacag encodes the following:
- the LOC120109533 gene encoding uncharacterized protein LOC120109533 — translated: MPEWDSSRLLNAAIDAFDDFPPSFWRGPQPELPAEGFDVDHLLHLIHRWIRRFPKSEVTNTASYSKRSRTTYSALSLIIDKTGDWLSKVLPRRTNSSSSEETRDGCH